From the Mangifera indica cultivar Alphonso chromosome 10, CATAS_Mindica_2.1, whole genome shotgun sequence genome, one window contains:
- the LOC123228141 gene encoding heat shock 70 kDa protein, mitochondrial-like isoform X1 → MAATALLRSIRRRDIVSAPLSAYRCLSNNAKPSWTPSNLGNSWASLARPFSSKPAGNDVIGIDLGTTNSCVAVMDGKNPKVIENSEGARTTPSVLAFNNKGELLVGTPAKRQAVTNPANTLFGTKRLIGRRFDDPQTQKEMKMVPFKIVKAPNGDAWVEANGQQYSPSQTGAFILTKMKETAESYLGKAVSKAVITVPAYFNDAQRQATKDAGRIAGLDVQRIINEPTAAALSYGMNNKEGLIAVFDLGGGTFDVSILEISNGVFEVKATNGDTFLGGEDFDNALLEFLVSEFKRTDNVDLSKDRLALQRLREAAEKAKIELSSTSQTEINLPFITADSSGPKHLNIILSRSKFESLVNNLIERTKTPCKNCLKDANITVKDVDEVLLVGGMTRVPKVQEIVSEIFGKSPSKGVNPDEAVALGAAIQGGILRGDVKELLLLDVTPLSLGIETLGGIFTRLINRNTTIPTKKSQVFSTAADNQTQVGIKVLQGEREMASDNKLLGEFELMGIPPAPRGMPQIEVTFDIDANGIVTVSAKDKATAKEQQITIRSSGGLSDDEIEKMVKEAELHAQKDQERKALIDIRNNADTTIYSIEKSLSEYREKIPAEVAKEIEDAVADLRTAMGGDNIDEIKAKLDAANKAVSKIGQHMAGGTGGDSASGGSHGGEQAPEAEYEEVKK, encoded by the exons ATGGCCGCCACCGCTTTGCTCCGTTCAATCCGACGTCGCGACATCGTTTCCGCTCCTCTTTCCGCCTACAGATGC TTGAGTAACAATGCCAAGCCCTCCTGGACCCCTTCTAATCTGGGCAATAGTTGGGCTAGTTTGGCAAGACCTTTTAG TTCAAAGCCGGCTGGTAACGATGTTATTGGGATTGATTTGGGAACAACCAATTCATGTGTTGCAGTCATGGATGGAAAA AATCCCAAAGTTATTGAGAATTCTGAAGGAGCACGGACCACACCATCAGTGCTAGCTTTCAATAATAAAGGAGAGCTTCTAGTGGGTACACCAGCAAAACGACAAGCTGTGACCAACCCAGCTAACACTTTGTTTGGGACAAAACGTCTCATTGGTAGACGATTTGATGATCCCCAGACGCAGAAGGAAATGAAAATGGTTCCATTTAAGATAGTCAAGGCTCCAAATGGAGATGCGTGGGTTGAAGCCAATGGACAACAGTATTCTCCAAGTCAGACTGGAGCCTTTATTCTGACCAAGATGAAGGAGACTGCAGAATCCTATCTTGGAAAGGCGGTTTCAAAAGCTGTGATCACTGTTCCAGCTTATTTCAATGATGCTCAGAGGCAAGCAACAAAGGATGCTGGTAGAATTGCTGGCCTTGATGTTCAAAGAATTATTAATGAGCCCACTGCTGCTGCACTTTCTTATGGCATGAATAACAAGGAGGGCCTAATAGCAGTTTTTGATCTTGGTGGTGGAACATTTGATGTTTCAATTCTTGAGATCTCTAATGGTGTTTTTGAg GTAAAAGCAACGAACGGGGACACATTCTTGGGTGGTGAGGACTTTGACAATGCTTTGTTGGAGTTCTTAGTGAGTGAATTCAAGAGAACTGACAACGTTGATCTTTCGAAGGACAGACTTGCCTTGCAGAGGCTTCGTGAGGCTGCTGAGAAGGCAAAGATAGAACTTTCGTCAACATCTCAGACTGAAATTAATCTCCCATTTATTACTGCTGACTCATCTGGGCcaaaacatttaaatataattttgtctaGGTCTAAATTTGAATCACTGGTTAATAACCTGATTGAGAGGACTAAAACCCCTTGCAAGAACTGTTTAAAGGATGCCAACATCACTGTTAAAGATGTTGATGAGGTTCTTCTTGTTGGAGGCATGACGAGGGTACCTAAGGTCCAAGAAATAGTTTCCGAGATCTTTGGAAAGAGCCCAAGCAAGGGAGTGAACCCTGATGAGGCAGTTGCACTTGGGGCAGCTATCCAAGGTGGTATTCTTCGTGGGGATGTTAAAGAGTTGCTTCTCCTAGATGTTACACCTCTTTCACTTGGTATTGAGACACTTGGTGGTATCTTCACGAGGCTTATTAACCGCAACACGACAATACCAACAAAGAAGAGTCAG GTGTTCTCAACAGCAGCTGACAATCAAACTCAGGTTGGTATCAAGGTACTCCAAGGGGAGCGGGAAATGGCATCTGACAATAAGCTCCTTGGAGAGTTTGAACTTATGGGCATTCCACCTGCTCCTCGAGGAATGCCTCAAATCGAGGTAACTTTTGATATTGATGCCAATGGCATTGTTACTGTATCTGCCAAGGACAAGGCTACTGCCAAGGAACAGCAGATCACTATCCGCTCATCTGGAGGACTGTCAGATGATGAGATCGAGAAAATGGTTAAGGAAGCTGAGTTACATGCTCAGAAGGATCAGGAAAGAAAAGCTTTGATAGATATCAGAAACAATGCCGACACCACTATCTACAGCATTGAGAAGAGCTTAAGTGAATACAGGGAAAAAATTCCTGCTGAAGTTGCGAAGGAGATTGAGGATGCTGTGGCTGATCTAAGAACTGCAATGGGAGGTGATAACATTGATGAAATTAAGGCTAAGCTTGATGCTGCAAATAAAGCAGTTTCGAAGATTGGACAGCACATGGCTGGTGGTACAGGTGGTGATTCTGCATCTGGAGGCTCTCACGGTGGGGAACAGGCTCCAGAAGCCGAATACGAAGAAgtgaaaaaatga
- the LOC123228243 gene encoding zinc transport protein ZntB-like gives MEQEPFGYGEGEEIDRINSGASRPMESRMYQHRHFPGMVRQKAYIFDGMGNYYTKEWDLTEGIGNEFCWYHVELPRGNQKLSQSAQYLIDVLCPPLKLQDILSLVSNGPFCGHVDGALVFRVNSHGLPCSNFTFRIAARVTQNSVITVSSGRVPRLGFSPMGHSLLSEIPSVESPLNDRGEPKEGSGIVIREHVLEFLLTMNHSEEADNPVPRSVSNLLVHIVDTHMDHLQDVLTKMEIELDSVELELDKGGFALKKQMLDDRRFPKMLLNLQRLLQAIAHGEQVFPRVKEKCASKDWFALEDVNALEELVGRLRRLKDNVGFMVNRVTAIQAGLDSWQSEQINKKLYYLSFLSIIFLPLSIITGVFGMNVGGVPWTGQRDPELKDGFRNVMFLCLAMLFLILLCFICPYLYTRFLAWQRRRDMKRSWSFNKKSFLRTVGVQAQGRNGYLRI, from the exons ATGGAGCAAGAACCATTTGGTTATGGGGAGGGAGAAGAAATTGATAGAATAAACTCGGGGGCAAGTCGTCCTATGGAATCCCGTATGTACCAACATAGGCATTTTCCAGGTATGGTGAGACAAAAGGCGTATATATTTGATGGAATGGGGAACTATTATACTAAGGAATGGGACCTTACAGAAGGTATAGGCAATGAATTTTGTTGGTACCATGTTGAACTTCCGAGAGGAaatcaaaaactctctcaatctGCGCAATACCTTATTGACGTTCTTTGCCCACCTTTGAAGCTTCAAGACATTCTTTCACTTGTGAGCAATGGACCATTTTGTGGGCATGTTGATGGGGCACTTGTATTTAGAGTTAATTCACATGGCCTGCCCTGTAGCAATTTTACATTTCGAATTGCTGCTAGAGTTACACAGAATTCAGTGATTACTGTGTCGTCGGGTCGTGTTCCTCGGCTTGGTTTCTCACCTATGGGTCATTCTCTGCTTTCTGAGATTCCTAGTGTGGAGAGTCCCTTGAATGATAGAGGTGAGCCAAAGGAAGGAAGTGGGATTGTAATAAGGGAACATGTCCTTGAATTCTTGTTGACAATGAATCATTCTGAGGAAGCTGATAATCCAGTTCCAAGATCTGTCTCGAATCTTCTTGTTCACATTGTTGACACACACATGGATCACCTTCAAGACGTTTTGACTAAAATGGAGATTGAGCTGGATTCTGTGGAGCTTGAGTTGGACAAAG GTGGTTTTgcattaaagaaacaaatgcTGGATGACAGAAGATTCCCCAAAATGCTTCTTAATTTGCAGCGCCTCCTGCAG GCGATTGCACATGGGGAGCAAGTATTTCCACGGGTCAAAGAAAAGTGTGCTTCAAAAGATTGGTTTGCTCTTGAAGATGTTAATGCTCTAGAAGAGTTAGTTGGCCGGCTTAGGAGATTGAAAGATAACGTGGGGTTTATGGTAAATCGTGTCACAGCGATCCAGGCTGGTCTGGATAGTTGGCAGTCTGAACAAATAAACAAGAAGCTGTACTATCTATCATTTCTTTCAATAATATTCCTTCCTTTATCCATCATCACTGGAG TCTTTGGAATGAATGTGGGTGGAGTTCCATGGACAGGGCAAAGAGACCCTGAGCTAAAAGATGGTTTCCGCAATGTCATGTTTCTCTGTTTGGCAATGCTGTTTTTGATTCTACTATGCTTCATTTGCCCGTATCTGTATACCCGATTCCTTGCTTGGCAGAGGAGGAGAGATATGAAAAGAAGTTGGTCTTTCAACAAGAAATCATTCCTCCGAACAGTCGGTGTTCAAGCTCAAGGAAGAAATGGATACCTTAGAATCtga
- the LOC123228141 gene encoding heat shock 70 kDa protein, mitochondrial-like isoform X2 — MAATALLRSIRRRDIVSAPLSAYRCNPKVIENSEGARTTPSVLAFNNKGELLVGTPAKRQAVTNPANTLFGTKRLIGRRFDDPQTQKEMKMVPFKIVKAPNGDAWVEANGQQYSPSQTGAFILTKMKETAESYLGKAVSKAVITVPAYFNDAQRQATKDAGRIAGLDVQRIINEPTAAALSYGMNNKEGLIAVFDLGGGTFDVSILEISNGVFEVKATNGDTFLGGEDFDNALLEFLVSEFKRTDNVDLSKDRLALQRLREAAEKAKIELSSTSQTEINLPFITADSSGPKHLNIILSRSKFESLVNNLIERTKTPCKNCLKDANITVKDVDEVLLVGGMTRVPKVQEIVSEIFGKSPSKGVNPDEAVALGAAIQGGILRGDVKELLLLDVTPLSLGIETLGGIFTRLINRNTTIPTKKSQVFSTAADNQTQVGIKVLQGEREMASDNKLLGEFELMGIPPAPRGMPQIEVTFDIDANGIVTVSAKDKATAKEQQITIRSSGGLSDDEIEKMVKEAELHAQKDQERKALIDIRNNADTTIYSIEKSLSEYREKIPAEVAKEIEDAVADLRTAMGGDNIDEIKAKLDAANKAVSKIGQHMAGGTGGDSASGGSHGGEQAPEAEYEEVKK, encoded by the exons ATGGCCGCCACCGCTTTGCTCCGTTCAATCCGACGTCGCGACATCGTTTCCGCTCCTCTTTCCGCCTACAGATGC AATCCCAAAGTTATTGAGAATTCTGAAGGAGCACGGACCACACCATCAGTGCTAGCTTTCAATAATAAAGGAGAGCTTCTAGTGGGTACACCAGCAAAACGACAAGCTGTGACCAACCCAGCTAACACTTTGTTTGGGACAAAACGTCTCATTGGTAGACGATTTGATGATCCCCAGACGCAGAAGGAAATGAAAATGGTTCCATTTAAGATAGTCAAGGCTCCAAATGGAGATGCGTGGGTTGAAGCCAATGGACAACAGTATTCTCCAAGTCAGACTGGAGCCTTTATTCTGACCAAGATGAAGGAGACTGCAGAATCCTATCTTGGAAAGGCGGTTTCAAAAGCTGTGATCACTGTTCCAGCTTATTTCAATGATGCTCAGAGGCAAGCAACAAAGGATGCTGGTAGAATTGCTGGCCTTGATGTTCAAAGAATTATTAATGAGCCCACTGCTGCTGCACTTTCTTATGGCATGAATAACAAGGAGGGCCTAATAGCAGTTTTTGATCTTGGTGGTGGAACATTTGATGTTTCAATTCTTGAGATCTCTAATGGTGTTTTTGAg GTAAAAGCAACGAACGGGGACACATTCTTGGGTGGTGAGGACTTTGACAATGCTTTGTTGGAGTTCTTAGTGAGTGAATTCAAGAGAACTGACAACGTTGATCTTTCGAAGGACAGACTTGCCTTGCAGAGGCTTCGTGAGGCTGCTGAGAAGGCAAAGATAGAACTTTCGTCAACATCTCAGACTGAAATTAATCTCCCATTTATTACTGCTGACTCATCTGGGCcaaaacatttaaatataattttgtctaGGTCTAAATTTGAATCACTGGTTAATAACCTGATTGAGAGGACTAAAACCCCTTGCAAGAACTGTTTAAAGGATGCCAACATCACTGTTAAAGATGTTGATGAGGTTCTTCTTGTTGGAGGCATGACGAGGGTACCTAAGGTCCAAGAAATAGTTTCCGAGATCTTTGGAAAGAGCCCAAGCAAGGGAGTGAACCCTGATGAGGCAGTTGCACTTGGGGCAGCTATCCAAGGTGGTATTCTTCGTGGGGATGTTAAAGAGTTGCTTCTCCTAGATGTTACACCTCTTTCACTTGGTATTGAGACACTTGGTGGTATCTTCACGAGGCTTATTAACCGCAACACGACAATACCAACAAAGAAGAGTCAG GTGTTCTCAACAGCAGCTGACAATCAAACTCAGGTTGGTATCAAGGTACTCCAAGGGGAGCGGGAAATGGCATCTGACAATAAGCTCCTTGGAGAGTTTGAACTTATGGGCATTCCACCTGCTCCTCGAGGAATGCCTCAAATCGAGGTAACTTTTGATATTGATGCCAATGGCATTGTTACTGTATCTGCCAAGGACAAGGCTACTGCCAAGGAACAGCAGATCACTATCCGCTCATCTGGAGGACTGTCAGATGATGAGATCGAGAAAATGGTTAAGGAAGCTGAGTTACATGCTCAGAAGGATCAGGAAAGAAAAGCTTTGATAGATATCAGAAACAATGCCGACACCACTATCTACAGCATTGAGAAGAGCTTAAGTGAATACAGGGAAAAAATTCCTGCTGAAGTTGCGAAGGAGATTGAGGATGCTGTGGCTGATCTAAGAACTGCAATGGGAGGTGATAACATTGATGAAATTAAGGCTAAGCTTGATGCTGCAAATAAAGCAGTTTCGAAGATTGGACAGCACATGGCTGGTGGTACAGGTGGTGATTCTGCATCTGGAGGCTCTCACGGTGGGGAACAGGCTCCAGAAGCCGAATACGAAGAAgtgaaaaaatga